A region of Paractinoplanes abujensis DNA encodes the following proteins:
- a CDS encoding nucleoside-diphosphate sugar epimerase/dehydratase, producing MQVRSAAPRADGDDPPGSRWPGSRRLGAILPGRAARAAVDALALGLALAIATVLRHDGDLAESHLNEVLALAAVAAVVHTLVGLRFGLYTGRWSYGCFEEIAALAKTAAVTTPVLFVLDTLLGRLVPRSAIIASGLIALVLAAGVRYAVRLARDQRLRPSPEHGGRVVVMGAGEGAAQVVRAMLRNPGSPYVPVALLDDDPAKRTLRVMGVPVAGNRHAMASVISRYEADVVLIAIPSAGADLVRELTDLALPSGVEVKVVPPVVELFGRTVSVDDIRPVSHADLLGRREIGLDLRAIAGHLTGKRVLVTGAGGSIGSELCRQLVRFAPASLVMLDRDESGLHAVQLSMDGRGLLDDRNLVVADIRDQQRLDEVFAEHQPQVVFHAAALKHLPLLEMHPSEALKTNILGTYQILRTALRHGVERLVNISTDKAAAPGSVLGYSKRITERLTAAADEAGSGTYCSVRFGNVLGSRGSVLTAFAAQVEAGGPITVTHPEVSRFFMTVQEAVRLVVQAGALDSRGEVLVLDMGEPVRIADVARRLADAAERPISIVYTGLRPGEKMHESLFGEHESDRRPNHPLISQVPVPPLDGAALSLLDPTATRSELIAVMRWLAESPALSVARQYLKAS from the coding sequence ATGCAGGTACGCAGTGCGGCGCCCCGCGCGGACGGCGACGATCCTCCGGGGAGTCGATGGCCGGGCTCGCGCCGGCTGGGCGCGATCCTGCCGGGCCGGGCCGCCCGCGCCGCCGTCGACGCGCTGGCCCTCGGCCTGGCGCTGGCCATCGCCACGGTGCTGCGTCACGACGGTGACCTGGCCGAGTCCCACCTCAACGAGGTGCTGGCGCTGGCAGCGGTGGCGGCCGTCGTGCACACGCTCGTCGGACTCCGCTTCGGGCTCTACACGGGCCGGTGGTCGTACGGGTGCTTCGAGGAGATCGCGGCGCTGGCCAAGACGGCGGCGGTCACCACGCCGGTGCTCTTCGTCCTGGACACGCTGCTCGGCCGGCTGGTGCCCCGGTCCGCCATCATCGCGTCCGGCCTGATCGCCCTCGTCCTCGCCGCGGGGGTGCGCTACGCCGTACGGCTGGCTCGCGACCAGCGCCTGCGACCCTCACCCGAGCACGGCGGCCGCGTGGTCGTGATGGGCGCGGGGGAGGGCGCGGCCCAGGTGGTGCGGGCCATGCTGCGCAACCCCGGAAGCCCGTACGTGCCGGTCGCCTTGCTCGACGACGACCCGGCCAAACGCACCCTGCGCGTGATGGGCGTGCCCGTGGCCGGCAACCGGCACGCGATGGCCTCGGTGATCAGCCGGTACGAGGCCGACGTGGTGCTGATCGCCATCCCGAGCGCGGGCGCCGACCTGGTGCGCGAACTGACCGACCTGGCCCTCCCGTCGGGCGTCGAGGTCAAGGTCGTGCCGCCGGTGGTCGAGCTGTTCGGCCGCACGGTGAGCGTGGACGACATCCGCCCGGTCAGCCACGCCGACCTGCTGGGCCGCCGTGAGATCGGGCTCGACCTGCGGGCCATCGCCGGCCACCTGACCGGCAAGCGCGTGCTCGTCACCGGCGCGGGCGGCTCGATCGGCTCCGAACTGTGCCGCCAGCTCGTCCGCTTCGCCCCGGCGAGCCTGGTGATGCTCGACCGGGACGAGTCCGGGCTGCACGCCGTGCAGCTGTCGATGGACGGCCGCGGCCTGCTCGACGACCGCAACCTCGTGGTGGCCGACATCCGCGACCAGCAGCGGCTCGACGAGGTGTTCGCCGAGCACCAGCCGCAGGTGGTGTTCCACGCCGCCGCGCTCAAGCACCTGCCGCTGCTCGAGATGCACCCGTCCGAGGCCCTCAAGACCAACATCCTGGGTACGTACCAGATCCTGCGGACCGCGCTCCGGCACGGCGTCGAGCGGCTGGTCAACATCTCCACCGACAAGGCGGCCGCGCCGGGCAGCGTGCTGGGCTATTCCAAACGCATCACCGAACGGCTCACCGCCGCCGCCGACGAGGCCGGGTCCGGCACGTACTGCAGCGTCCGCTTCGGCAACGTGCTGGGCAGCCGCGGCTCGGTCCTCACCGCGTTCGCGGCGCAGGTCGAGGCGGGCGGGCCGATCACCGTCACGCACCCCGAGGTGTCGCGGTTCTTCATGACCGTCCAGGAGGCCGTACGGCTGGTCGTGCAGGCCGGCGCCCTGGACAGCCGCGGCGAGGTGCTGGTGCTCGACATGGGCGAGCCGGTCCGCATCGCCGACGTGGCCCGCCGCCTGGCCGACGCCGCCGAGCGGCCCATCTCCATCGTGTACACCGGACTGCGGCCCGGCGAGAAGATGCACGAGAGCCTGTTCGGCGAGCACGAGAGCGACCGCCGCCCGAACCATCCGCTCATCTCCCAGGTGCCGGTGCCCCCGCTCGACGGCGCCGCCCTCTCGCTGCTCGACCCCACGGCCACCCGGTCCGAGCTGATCGCGGTCATGCGCTGGCTCGCCGAGAGCCCGGCCCTGTCCGTCGCCCGTCAATACCTGAAAGCCAGCTAA
- a CDS encoding nucleotide sugar dehydrogenase — MRVVIVGQGYVGLPLAVRAAQVGHSVVGFDVDDERIKRLAAGESYVDDVASADLRELLDAGTFSPSADPRSCAGFDIAVIAVPTPLREGTPDLKYIEESARTLARYLRPGATVALESTTYPGTTTDLVAPLLEEGSGLIAGADFHLGYSPERIDPGNREWTLETTPKVVSGINAASLERIDAFYSSVVAKTVPVGDCRTAELAKLLENTFRHVNIALVNELAVFAHALGIDVWEAIDAASSKPFGYLRFVPGPGVGGHCLPIDPSYLSWRVQRTLGQSFRFVELANDINNHMPDYVVRRLVAALNERRKAVNGSTILLLGLAYKKNSGDARESPARRVASLLLDMGADVRAADPHVVEDAQVDRRVTRVSLTAGQLAEADAVVLLADHDVFDLGLVAEHAPYVLDTRRRLTGENVETM; from the coding sequence ATGCGGGTCGTCATCGTCGGTCAGGGATACGTCGGGCTGCCACTGGCCGTCCGGGCGGCCCAAGTCGGTCACAGCGTCGTCGGCTTCGACGTCGACGACGAGCGGATCAAGCGGCTGGCCGCGGGCGAGTCCTACGTGGACGACGTAGCCTCGGCCGACCTGCGTGAGCTGCTCGACGCCGGAACGTTCAGCCCCTCGGCCGATCCGCGGTCCTGCGCGGGCTTCGACATCGCGGTCATCGCCGTGCCCACGCCGCTGCGCGAGGGCACGCCCGACCTCAAATACATCGAGGAATCGGCCCGTACGCTGGCCCGCTACCTGCGCCCCGGAGCGACCGTGGCGCTCGAGTCGACCACCTATCCCGGCACCACCACCGACCTGGTCGCCCCGCTGCTCGAGGAGGGCTCCGGGCTGATCGCCGGCGCCGATTTCCATCTCGGCTACAGCCCCGAGCGGATCGACCCCGGCAACCGCGAATGGACGCTGGAGACCACACCCAAGGTGGTCTCGGGCATCAACGCGGCCTCGCTGGAACGCATCGACGCCTTCTACAGCTCGGTGGTGGCCAAGACCGTACCGGTCGGTGACTGCCGGACCGCCGAGCTGGCCAAGCTGCTCGAGAACACGTTCCGGCACGTCAACATCGCGCTCGTCAACGAACTGGCCGTGTTCGCGCACGCCCTCGGCATCGACGTGTGGGAGGCCATCGACGCCGCGTCCTCCAAGCCGTTCGGCTATCTGCGCTTCGTGCCCGGGCCCGGCGTCGGCGGGCACTGCCTGCCGATCGACCCGTCCTACCTGTCGTGGCGGGTGCAGCGCACGCTCGGGCAGAGCTTCCGCTTCGTCGAGCTGGCCAACGACATCAACAACCACATGCCCGACTACGTCGTACGGCGTCTCGTGGCGGCCCTCAACGAGCGGCGCAAGGCGGTCAACGGCTCCACCATCCTGCTGCTCGGCCTGGCCTACAAGAAGAACAGCGGCGACGCCCGGGAGTCGCCCGCGCGCCGGGTCGCCTCGCTGCTGCTCGACATGGGAGCCGACGTACGGGCGGCCGACCCCCACGTCGTCGAGGACGCGCAGGTCGACCGCCGGGTCACCCGGGTCTCGCTGACCGCCGGGCAACTGGCCGAGGCCGACGCCGTCGTGCTGCTGGCCGACCACGACGTGTTCGACCTCGGCCTCGTCGCCGAACACGCCCCGTACGTGCTGGACACCCGCCGGCGCCTCACCGGAGAGAACGTGGAGACGATGTGA
- a CDS encoding sugar transferase, translating to MKLLWGLVNQLVAAVALILLSPVLLGVALWIRIADGPGILFVQDRAGLRGKPFRMLKFRSMVHNSVALSTQLGISDPYGLVENDPRITACGRFLRRTSLDELPQLINVLAGQMLLVGPRPDVLPQVANYSPLDARRLEVKPGITGWAQVNGRDDIDWPARFILDRWYVDHWSPLLDLRIIARTVTDLRRGEPPVHVDTLNIARAQDTAPQPAAEARRAA from the coding sequence GTGAAACTGCTCTGGGGTCTGGTCAACCAACTCGTCGCCGCCGTCGCCCTGATCCTGCTGTCCCCGGTGCTGCTCGGGGTGGCGCTGTGGATCCGGATCGCCGACGGTCCCGGCATCCTGTTCGTGCAGGACCGCGCGGGCCTGCGCGGCAAGCCGTTCCGCATGCTCAAGTTCCGTTCGATGGTGCACAACTCGGTCGCGCTGAGCACGCAACTGGGCATCAGCGACCCGTACGGCCTGGTCGAGAACGATCCCCGGATCACCGCCTGCGGCCGGTTCCTGCGCCGCACCAGCCTCGACGAACTGCCCCAGCTGATCAACGTGCTGGCCGGGCAGATGCTGCTGGTCGGGCCCCGCCCCGACGTGCTGCCGCAGGTGGCCAACTATTCGCCGCTGGACGCCCGGCGGCTCGAGGTCAAACCCGGCATCACCGGCTGGGCCCAGGTCAACGGGCGCGACGACATCGACTGGCCGGCACGCTTCATCCTCGACCGCTGGTACGTCGACCACTGGTCGCCCCTGCTCGACCTGCGCATCATCGCGCGTACCGTCACCGACCTGCGCCGCGGCGAGCCGCCCGTGCACGTCGACACGCTCAACATCGCCCGCGCCCAGGACACTGCGCCGCAGCCGGCCGCGGAAGCCCGCCGTGCTGCCTGA